DNA from Aggregatimonas sangjinii:
ATCCTCATACTGCCCTTGATATCGGAATGGACAATCCTCAGCGCTACCTTCAAGCTGCGTTCGTATTTTTCCGTAGATATCATATTCTACCGCCCAAGTCCGTGTGCCTTGGGAATCGTACATCTCCACCGGCGTACCTAAGTAATCCGTAATGATGGAGAATTGTTCCCCGTCTACAATTTTAGCCGAAGGCTTAAAGGTACCTTCATCGAAGACCCATGTCGTTAAATTCGCGATCGGCTCTTCTTTGTCTTTCGATAACATGCCCCATTCATCAACCACCCATTCCGGACGGTCTTTGAGGGGATAGTTCCATTCGTGTAGCGGAACATTTCCATCCCATACAAATCTTGTAACAATTCCCCCTTTGGGGGTTAGAGGGCCTACTTTTGCGGTTCTTCTTCCTAGGGCGTCGTATTCGAAAATCAACTTTTTACCGTTGGCCTTGGTTACCGACTTGAGCATTCCGTTCCCGTACCACTCATAGAACTCGGTACCGTCCGGGGACGATTTTTCTATTAAATTCCCCTCCTCATCGTACTTGAATTTCTTCCTGCCATCCTGTAGTAACTGGCCGCCCGCACCGTATTTTCGGTCGCCTTTGGTTTGACTTCGGTACAGGTTGCCCACTTCGTCGGGCAACTTATAGTCCATATCATGGTTCTCGTACTTGGCGGAAGCCAAGTTTCCAAACTGGTCATGGGTGTAGTTCACTTGCCCTTTGGTCAGTTCATCTACCATTCGGGTCAAGCGATCGTTCGCATTCCAATTGTAGGTACGATGGCGCATTTCGCTACGGCCTCTGGCGACCTTTTGCTGTATAGGCCGCCCAGCCTCATCGTATTTCATTTCGACCTTTATACCACCGGGCAGGAGACGTTCGGTTTCCATACCAATGGAATTGTAGGCGAAATTGGCGGACCACGCCCCCTTGGCCCCCTTGATGCCTTCCTCTCCTCCTGCGTTGTCGTCGGAGGCAGTGCGGACATCTCCCACAAGGGGGGAGAAGGGTTGTTCCGTTGTTTCAGGCTTATGCACTTGGGCGTTCATCGTTTCGATCTGCCCGATTTTATTTCGGAGGAGGTCGATTTCGGCACCCAGGCTACTGGTGATTTTCGTGCGATTGCCCAATTTATCGAATTCGCTCTGTACCAAATGCCCGTCTTGGTTTTCGGCGATGACGCGTCCGGCCTTGTCCCGGATTAATTGTATCGTGCTATTTTCGTTTACGGCCTCGATTAAGTTCCCGTTAAGGTCGTAACTATAGGTTTCCCAAGTGCCGTCACTGTGTTCTGAACGAGTGATGCGACCGTTGTTGTCATACTCGTATTCGGTAAATCTACCTTCGGGGCGGTTTACGCGGTACACTTTCCCGGCGCGATCCCGTTGGTACATTCGGGTTAGGCCGTCAAAACCGATTTCGGTAACGATATCCCCATTGGGATTTCGCTTGAAACGGTAGCGTTCCCCATGTTCGTTATCGATAAAACGTAGTTGTTCCTCCGTATCATAATCGAAGAACACCTTTCGCCCTCGTTCTTCCCGCATCTTTAGGCTGCCCAAAGGGGTATACTCGAATTTTACCTTTCCGTTTTTTTGATGTAGCTCGGTTACCTCATCATAGGCATTGTAGCGCAATTGTACCGTATTCAAATCCGGTTCCACGATTTGTTTGACCCGATCCAAATCATCGTATACGAAATTCTGTTCGTGGCCCTGGGCGTTGCTGGTTTGGTGCACGCGACCCCACACATCATATTTCCATCTGGCCACCGCCTTGTTGGGCAGTTCCATTTTGGCCAAATTGTAATCGCCATCGTAGAACAGTCGGGAGATATTTCCGGCGTTGTCCCGAACCTCGTCAATAAGTCCGTTATCGTTGTATCCGAAGGAAGTGACCCCGCCATCCCGACCAATGACTGCATGTAGGCGATCTTCTTTGAAGGTACGGATGACCGATCCGCCTACGGGATATTTGGTAAGTACCAGACGATCTTTATCATCGTAAATAAAACTGGTTAGCGAACCGTCCGGCCGATGTATACCCGTAAGATTGCCGCGCTGGTCATAGCTGTAGCCTGTGGCATTTCCTTCTTCATCGATGTCGCGATACGGTTCCATATAGTCCGTATACTCGTGAAAGATATGATTGCCCATGGCATCGGTCACCTGCGTACAGAGGTTCAACTCATTGAAATAGTAAGTACTTTGTTCCCCTAGGGAATTTGTGATAATATTATATCCCTCGCCATATTCTAGGGTTCCGGAAAGAATACCACCGTCGCCTTGCGTGGCAATACACTTGGCACCCGTCGTCTTTCCGTCGTACTCCCAATAGAAGGCTTGTCCGTTTCTATCGGTCTTTTTGGTCATGAGATGGTTGCTGTACTCCATCTTGGTTTCCTGGTCCAAGGCATCCCCGATACGAATCAGGTCTCCTTCTTCACTGTACGCATAGGAAACCAATTTTCTGGTGTTACCCTGATGTGTGACCGTAATCTGGGTAGCCCGATCTTTATTGTCGAGTCGGAGTTCTATGACACGCCCGACACTATCGACCATACGGGTAAGTGCATTGGCCGAATTGTATTCCATTTCAATTTGAAACCCTTCCGGATTTCGAATGGCAACAGGTTTATATACCGTGGGTGTGCGCCTTTGATAGACATAGGTCAATTGCTCTTCGTGATGCTCGACCTCATAGGTGAATTTGTCAATATAGGTAAGCGTAACTCTTTCGGAACGATCGTAATATTGTTCGCCGGGAACATTCAAGATAGGCATAGCGACCAATCTGCCATCTGCCAGCCGTAGCCCCATATTCTGGTCTTCGGGATTGATGTGCAGTCCCAAGTCATAATTACACGAAAAACCGTGACCGAGAAGTCCGTCGTATTCGGAGTCCGAATACCAATTGCGCTCCCAGGTGATGGGAATGGGTCCGGGCAGGCTAAAATCCTCCCCGTCATACACCATTCTACCGGTGACAAGATCAATTGGTTCAAAGCCGAATTTACAAAGCGATTTTTTCAGGCCTTTTGTGGCCTTGTTCATCGGAAGTTTGTCGTTCAACTTTTTCAGGCCTTTCGTAAGCTTTTTTCCAACCTTTTTCATAATCGCCCCCATCCCGTAGGACATCAACAATCCCGTCAAAACACCTGCCCAATCGGGGGCATACGGACCGCCTACGAATACCGGTTTACCCATGGGTAAGGGTACCGACATTGAGGTCGGAAGGTATAGGCTGGGAATCGGTTTCATCTTTTTACCGGGCGAAAGGGTCAGCGGCATTCCGATATCGTTACAGGTCATGACCATATAGCCCGCGGGGGACATAAAATTATCCTCCGCATGCACGGTGGTGCTTCCGAAAAAATTAACCGAATCATGACCGATCATCGGGGCCATCAAAAATGGACCGCCCATCGGAATATGGAAAAAAGTGGCCAATACGCCAGAGGTCTGACTGTTTCCCTTGGGCACATTGTTTACGTTAACCGTTGAGCCTAAAAAGGGGATATAGTCCATCACATCCATCACCATACCGATATAGGGGTGAGGCATAGGTACCGGGGCGCCAAGGATGATTACGATATGGATATCGATTCCTAAGACTGGGGTAAAATGTTTGTTGGCCAATAACATAACTGCTCTTCTTTAGGATGTGGAAATTCCGGTTTTCAGTTGCTTTTCCTGTATTTCCATTTTCTGTTTCCAGTCTTTTCCCTCCAATTGTATCATAAAATCATCAATCTCCTCTTTCGACTTGCCCGAAGTATGATGGTAATAATCCCATGAAATTTTACCGATACCGCTAGAGGGCAACTGCTCTTCCGGTAGGGTTATGCCGTATTCAAATGCTTCCTTCAACAAACTGGCGTATCGGGAGGGGTTCTTTTTTTGAATCAATGTGTACGCCGTGATATACGTTGCCAAGGCCTGTTGCCCCATACCGAAGGACGCCGCGAGTTCTGCTTGCTTGCAGAACAAGTCCGTTGCCTGGTCGATTTCTTTTTGATGGTGTGCACTGGTCGCCATGTACGCATAAAGTTGTAAGAGAATGGCGTTCACACTTTCGTCTCCGGCTTTTTTGCTCTGCTTGGCCACGGCCAGCCCCCTTTGCAATAGTTTATCGATGGTATCGTATTCCTTAAATTGAAACAGCATACCGGCATAAACCGCATGCGCCGTTGCAAAGGCTGTTTTATTGCCCGTACTCTGGGTGATTTCCAATCCTTTTTCACCCCATATGTGCAATCGCTTGCGGTTGTTTTTGGCAGCGCTTTGGCCCATCTCGACCATACACTCCCGAAACTTGACTTCCGGGTCATTGGGGTCTCCTGACAGGGCAACTTTTTTCATGGCGTCGTCCAGATCTAAATCAAGCCATAAGGTTTTGGCGCTGGCTCTGTATTTTAATTGCACTGCCTCAAAGTAGTTCTCGGGATTGTGGTCGAAAACCATTAATCGGGTTTTTTCCGGTAGGCCGATTTCCATTAGGGTATCCATCCAATTGCGGTAATCTTCGGTGTCCTGTACCGTGTAGGGAAAAAGTGCGAGTACTAAATGCTGTTCCGGATTCGGTAACGCCTTTTGAAAACTTTCCAAAAACTCGATCAGTAGCAGATTGCAATCGCAATTTTCATCGGCTAGTTTCGTTTTAAAATACTCCGAATCCCAATCGAAGATCAAAAAATTGCCTTCGAGTTGTTGTTTCAGTTGCGTATCATTTTCAAAACTTTGCAGCCAATCCTTCGCGAGCTGTCTACTGTGTACCTTACTACTTTCAAAAGGAGTGAGCAGTACAACGGGGATATCTGGTATACTACCAT
Protein-coding regions in this window:
- a CDS encoding DUF6531 domain-containing protein, producing MLLANKHFTPVLGIDIHIVIILGAPVPMPHPYIGMVMDVMDYIPFLGSTVNVNNVPKGNSQTSGVLATFFHIPMGGPFLMAPMIGHDSVNFFGSTTVHAEDNFMSPAGYMVMTCNDIGMPLTLSPGKKMKPIPSLYLPTSMSVPLPMGKPVFVGGPYAPDWAGVLTGLLMSYGMGAIMKKVGKKLTKGLKKLNDKLPMNKATKGLKKSLCKFGFEPIDLVTGRMVYDGEDFSLPGPIPITWERNWYSDSEYDGLLGHGFSCNYDLGLHINPEDQNMGLRLADGRLVAMPILNVPGEQYYDRSERVTLTYIDKFTYEVEHHEEQLTYVYQRRTPTVYKPVAIRNPEGFQIEMEYNSANALTRMVDSVGRVIELRLDNKDRATQITVTHQGNTRKLVSYAYSEEGDLIRIGDALDQETKMEYSNHLMTKKTDRNGQAFYWEYDGKTTGAKCIATQGDGGILSGTLEYGEGYNIITNSLGEQSTYYFNELNLCTQVTDAMGNHIFHEYTDYMEPYRDIDEEGNATGYSYDQRGNLTGIHRPDGSLTSFIYDDKDRLVLTKYPVGGSVIRTFKEDRLHAVIGRDGGVTSFGYNDNGLIDEVRDNAGNISRLFYDGDYNLAKMELPNKAVARWKYDVWGRVHQTSNAQGHEQNFVYDDLDRVKQIVEPDLNTVQLRYNAYDEVTELHQKNGKVKFEYTPLGSLKMREERGRKVFFDYDTEEQLRFIDNEHGERYRFKRNPNGDIVTEIGFDGLTRMYQRDRAGKVYRVNRPEGRFTEYEYDNNGRITRSEHSDGTWETYSYDLNGNLIEAVNENSTIQLIRDKAGRVIAENQDGHLVQSEFDKLGNRTKITSSLGAEIDLLRNKIGQIETMNAQVHKPETTEQPFSPLVGDVRTASDDNAGGEEGIKGAKGAWSANFAYNSIGMETERLLPGGIKVEMKYDEAGRPIQQKVARGRSEMRHRTYNWNANDRLTRMVDELTKGQVNYTHDQFGNLASAKYENHDMDYKLPDEVGNLYRSQTKGDRKYGAGGQLLQDGRKKFKYDEEGNLIEKSSPDGTEFYEWYGNGMLKSVTKANGKKLIFEYDALGRRTAKVGPLTPKGGIVTRFVWDGNVPLHEWNYPLKDRPEWVVDEWGMLSKDKEEPIANLTTWVFDEGTFKPSAKIVDGEQFSIITDYLGTPVEMYDSQGTRTWAVEYDIYGKIRTQLEGSAEDCPFRYQGQYEDVETELYYNRFRYYSAEEGVYLSQDPIGLAGTNPNFYAYTKDNNTWVDPSGLNGLPKVFWSGGAKAKEAAEAFAKNSGGEVLEMTPQGKALEKWTKDMDWADAKPLWNKTSQAFAGSAPKSQKVAYAFIDSSKYRGADSVWEEFEKPILEKKGIRTKTIDINKKPKIKCH